A single Desulfobaculum xiamenense DNA region contains:
- a CDS encoding class I SAM-dependent methyltransferase, protein MSTRWDGESVARYEEWFETREGAFAFTQERRLLERLVSAWPRRGQRLLDIGCGPGMFLKALWETGFDVSGLDSSPDMLGAARRRLGPHASYHIGQADHLPFDENEFEFAVLMTVLEFCDDPEAVLREAARVARHGLIIGFLNRWSLYWWAVGRAGAKSPEAGRLAAAHWFSPLDIRRMVGRAIGLRVEEGASVLPGPVWTWRGDRPWGLCNRLVYPFELGAYCAVRIDLSGGKPLTPLMAFSARPCGTG, encoded by the coding sequence ATGTCCACGAGATGGGACGGCGAATCGGTAGCCAGATACGAGGAGTGGTTCGAGACGCGCGAGGGGGCGTTTGCCTTCACGCAGGAGCGTCGTCTGCTCGAACGTCTGGTGTCCGCGTGGCCCCGGCGTGGGCAGCGCCTGCTCGATATAGGGTGCGGTCCGGGCATGTTCCTCAAGGCGCTGTGGGAGACGGGCTTCGACGTCAGCGGGCTGGACAGCAGCCCCGACATGCTGGGAGCCGCCCGACGCAGGCTGGGGCCGCACGCGTCCTACCACATCGGTCAGGCCGATCATCTGCCCTTCGACGAGAACGAATTCGAGTTCGCCGTGCTCATGACCGTGCTGGAGTTCTGCGACGATCCGGAGGCCGTGTTGCGTGAGGCCGCGCGGGTGGCCCGGCACGGACTCATCATTGGTTTCCTCAACCGCTGGAGCCTATATTGGTGGGCCGTGGGCCGCGCGGGGGCCAAGTCGCCCGAGGCCGGGCGGCTGGCGGCGGCGCACTGGTTCAGTCCGCTGGACATCCGGCGCATGGTGGGCCGCGCCATTGGTCTTCGCGTGGAGGAAGGCGCATCCGTGCTGCCGGGGCCGGTGTGGACATGGCGCGGCGACAGGCCGTGGGGCCTGTGTAATCGTCTGGTCTATCCCTTCGAGCTCGGTGCCTACTGCGCCGTGCGCATCGATTTATCCGGCGGCAAACCGCTGACCCCGCTTATGGCCTTCAGTGCCCGCCCGTGCGGAACGGGATGA
- the aspS gene encoding aspartate--tRNA ligase → MQETSDIQMEHQKYLEPLDGWVRTHTCCELTAANVGEDVLLMGWAQFRRDHGGLIFIDLRDREGLTQVVFSPDESPEAHESAHILRTEYVLAIKGRVRPRPEGMANPNLHTGEIEVVVTGWKLLNTCRTTPFAIEDRVDATENLRLKYRYLDLRRPKLARNFIVRHKAAQNVRRYLDGLGFLEVETPILTKSTPEGARDFLVPSRVNQGQFYALPQSPQLFKQLLMVAGMDRYFQIVRCFRDEDLRADRQPEFTQIDCEMSFVDQEQVMEMGEGLARGMFREVLGVELPNPFPRMTYAEAMDRYGVDKPDTRFELLLTDVTDVVANSEFKLFASAELIKALPVKGGATMSRKEIDEHTEFVKIYGAKGLAWIKIKEDEWQSPIAKFLSEEERAGLTERLGLEVGDIVFFQAGPADMVNAALGNLRLRIGEQLGLIDEDRINALWVTDFPLLEYDAEEKRWVALHHPFTAPHPEDVALLETDPGKVRSNAYDMVINGYEVGGGSIRIHNREVQQSMFKTLGISAEDARSKFGFLLDALEFGAPPHGGIAFGLDRLIMILTGAKSIREVIAFPKTQKGSCLMTEAPSSVANAQLRELGIRLRENPTT, encoded by the coding sequence ATGCAAGAGACATCTGACATCCAGATGGAGCATCAGAAATACCTCGAGCCGCTGGACGGCTGGGTCCGTACGCACACCTGCTGCGAGCTGACCGCCGCCAACGTCGGCGAGGACGTGCTGCTCATGGGCTGGGCGCAGTTCCGCCGCGACCACGGCGGGCTCATCTTCATCGACCTGCGTGACCGCGAAGGCCTGACGCAGGTTGTGTTCTCCCCCGACGAAAGCCCCGAGGCCCACGAGAGCGCGCACATCCTGCGCACCGAGTACGTGCTGGCCATCAAGGGCCGCGTGCGTCCCCGTCCCGAGGGTATGGCCAATCCGAACCTCCACACCGGCGAGATCGAGGTGGTGGTGACGGGGTGGAAGCTCCTCAATACCTGCCGCACCACGCCCTTCGCCATTGAGGACCGCGTGGACGCCACCGAGAATCTGCGGCTCAAGTACCGCTACCTCGACCTGCGCCGTCCGAAGCTGGCCCGGAACTTCATCGTGCGCCACAAGGCCGCGCAGAACGTGCGCCGTTACCTCGACGGCCTCGGCTTCCTTGAGGTCGAGACGCCCATCCTGACCAAGAGCACCCCCGAGGGCGCGCGCGACTTCCTCGTGCCCAGCCGCGTGAATCAGGGTCAGTTCTACGCCCTGCCCCAGTCGCCCCAGCTGTTCAAGCAGCTTCTGATGGTGGCTGGCATGGACCGCTATTTCCAGATCGTGCGCTGCTTCCGCGATGAGGACCTGCGCGCCGATCGTCAGCCCGAATTCACCCAGATCGACTGCGAGATGAGCTTCGTCGATCAGGAGCAGGTGATGGAGATGGGCGAGGGCCTTGCCCGCGGCATGTTCCGCGAGGTGCTCGGCGTCGAGCTGCCCAATCCCTTCCCCCGCATGACCTACGCCGAGGCCATGGACCGTTACGGCGTGGACAAGCCGGACACCCGCTTCGAGTTGCTGCTCACCGACGTCACCGACGTGGTGGCCAACTCCGAGTTCAAGCTCTTCGCCTCCGCCGAGCTGATCAAGGCCCTGCCCGTGAAGGGCGGCGCGACCATGAGCCGCAAGGAGATCGACGAGCACACCGAGTTCGTGAAGATCTACGGCGCCAAGGGTCTCGCGTGGATCAAGATCAAGGAAGACGAGTGGCAGTCCCCCATCGCCAAGTTCCTCTCCGAGGAGGAGCGTGCTGGCCTGACTGAGCGTCTGGGCCTCGAAGTGGGCGACATCGTGTTTTTCCAGGCCGGCCCCGCCGACATGGTCAACGCGGCCCTCGGCAACCTGCGCCTGCGCATCGGCGAACAGCTCGGCCTCATCGACGAGGATCGCATCAACGCCCTGTGGGTCACGGACTTCCCGCTTCTGGAGTACGACGCCGAGGAGAAGCGCTGGGTGGCCCTGCACCATCCCTTCACCGCTCCGCATCCCGAGGATGTGGCCCTGCTGGAGACCGATCCCGGCAAGGTGCGCTCCAACGCCTACGACATGGTCATCAACGGCTATGAGGTGGGCGGCGGTTCCATCCGCATCCACAACCGCGAGGTCCAGCAGAGCATGTTCAAGACGCTCGGCATCAGCGCCGAGGACGCCCGCAGCAAGTTCGGCTTCCTGCTCGACGCACTGGAATTCGGTGCGCCGCCGCACGGAGGTATTGCCTTCGGCCTCGACAGACTTATCATGATCCTGACGGGCGCGAAGTCCATCAGGGAGGTCATTGCCTTCCCGAAGACGCAGAAAGGCTCCTGCCTCATGACCGAGGCTCCCAGCAGCGTCGCCAATGCCCAGCTCCGCGAGCTCGGCATCCGGCTGCGCGAGAATCCCACGACCTAG
- the fmt gene encoding methionyl-tRNA formyltransferase has translation MGQTETAPLRVVFMGTPEFARVVLEALAGFDGCEIVAVYTQPDRPCGRGQVCKPSEVKVFALEKGWEIRQPLNFRNEDTVAELAALRPDLLVVAAYGLILPQSVLDIAPNGAINVHSSLLPKYRGAAPIQRAILSGDDFTGVTIMQMDKGMDTGDILLARATYIDMNDTAETLHDDLAALGGRLIVEALERLRDGRLLRVKQDESKATYAAKLEKSEGELDWTRPAQEVHNRARAMHPWPGAYFFWNPDGRTEPLRLTVVPGEIGPELPEENRPAPGTIVGEMDGHLAIACADRYYLVPSVKPAGKKAMDAAAFSCGYMSRCRD, from the coding sequence ATGGGTCAAACAGAAACAGCGCCGCTCCGAGTAGTGTTTATGGGAACCCCCGAGTTCGCTCGGGTGGTTCTCGAAGCTCTTGCCGGATTTGATGGCTGCGAGATCGTGGCCGTCTACACCCAGCCCGACCGCCCCTGCGGTCGCGGTCAGGTCTGCAAGCCTTCCGAGGTCAAGGTCTTCGCCCTTGAAAAGGGTTGGGAGATCCGCCAGCCTCTCAATTTCCGCAACGAGGACACCGTGGCCGAACTGGCCGCCCTGCGTCCGGACCTGCTGGTTGTGGCCGCCTACGGTCTCATCCTGCCGCAGTCCGTGCTGGACATCGCGCCGAACGGCGCCATCAACGTCCACTCCTCGCTGCTTCCCAAGTACCGCGGCGCAGCGCCCATCCAGCGCGCCATCCTGAGCGGCGACGACTTCACGGGCGTGACCATCATGCAGATGGACAAGGGCATGGACACCGGAGACATTCTCCTCGCCCGCGCCACCTACATCGACATGAACGACACCGCCGAGACCCTGCACGACGACCTTGCCGCCCTTGGCGGCCGTCTCATCGTGGAGGCCCTCGAACGCCTGCGCGATGGGCGTCTGTTGCGCGTGAAGCAGGACGAATCCAAGGCCACCTACGCCGCCAAGCTCGAAAAGAGCGAAGGCGAGCTGGACTGGACGCGCCCTGCGCAGGAGGTGCACAACCGCGCCCGCGCCATGCATCCGTGGCCCGGTGCCTACTTCTTCTGGAACCCCGATGGCCGCACCGAGCCGCTGCGGCTGACCGTGGTTCCCGGCGAGATCGGCCCCGAACTGCCCGAGGAGAACCGCCCCGCGCCCGGCACCATCGTCGGCGAGATGGACGGCCACCTCGCCATCGCCTGCGCGGATCGCTACTACCTCGTGCCTTCGGTGAAGCCCGCCGGGAAGAAGGCCATGGATGCCGCCGCATTCAGTTGCGGCTACATGAGCCGCTGCCGGGACTAG
- the def gene encoding peptide deformylase, whose amino-acid sequence MKREILAYPDPVLAQKAAEITEVTPELRQLVEDMVETMYEDDGIGLAAPQVGESIRLVVIDITGPKLREDLRVLVNPVITSREGEVESEEGCLSVIGLRAKITRSEKVTVDATDLDGNPVHIDADGLLAICLQHEIDHLDGVLFIDYVSRLKRSLYDKKVRKWVKQKQRRSE is encoded by the coding sequence ATGAAAAGAGAAATACTCGCCTATCCCGATCCGGTTCTGGCCCAGAAGGCCGCCGAGATCACCGAAGTCACTCCGGAGCTGCGACAGCTCGTCGAGGACATGGTCGAGACCATGTACGAGGACGACGGCATCGGGCTTGCCGCGCCGCAGGTGGGCGAAAGCATCCGCCTCGTGGTGATCGACATCACCGGACCCAAGCTGCGCGAAGACCTGCGCGTTCTGGTCAACCCGGTCATCACCTCCCGTGAGGGCGAGGTGGAGTCCGAGGAAGGCTGCCTGAGCGTCATCGGCCTGCGCGCCAAGATCACGCGCTCCGAGAAGGTTACCGTGGACGCCACGGACCTCGACGGAAATCCCGTGCATATCGACGCCGACGGCCTGCTGGCCATCTGCCTCCAGCACGAGATCGACCACCTCGACGGCGTCCTGTTCATTGATTACGTGAGCCGCCTCAAGCGCTCCCTCTACGACAAAAAAGTGCGAAAATGGGTCAAACAGAAACAGCGCCGCTCCGAGTAG
- a CDS encoding cell division protein FtsX, whose translation MIGVILRLVLRGLRDTLRHPLSRLLTLAAVTLAAFLGALFLLVVDNLDRELLDVKGRFAFQVYWEAGADMNGVRTAWAGLQSLPHLVSWQTFTPDEALKDLSRTLSGVGGLDRLGSGNPLPPTALLHFSPPADEADAFARDMLARLQALPGVADVHYDALQIELARSWAVFSRSVLWPVVALLALAVALLVGNTMKLSMLARRDEVAILHLVGAARWYIRLPLVAGGALIGLVAGSLALAFLRGAQVALARFCAAAPLSIDITFLPAEQCVAVVAALTLVCMFSGWVAVRE comes from the coding sequence ATGATCGGCGTCATTCTGCGACTCGTCCTGCGTGGCCTTCGCGATACGCTGCGCCATCCGCTCTCCCGGCTGCTCACTCTCGCCGCCGTGACCCTCGCCGCCTTTCTCGGGGCGCTGTTCCTGCTCGTGGTGGACAACCTCGACCGCGAACTTCTCGACGTGAAGGGGCGCTTTGCCTTTCAGGTCTACTGGGAGGCCGGGGCGGACATGAACGGGGTGCGCACAGCGTGGGCTGGCCTGCAGTCCCTGCCGCATCTCGTGTCGTGGCAGACCTTCACCCCGGACGAGGCCCTCAAGGACCTCTCCCGCACGTTGTCCGGCGTGGGCGGACTCGACCGCCTCGGTTCCGGAAATCCCCTGCCCCCTACGGCGCTTCTGCACTTCTCCCCGCCCGCCGACGAGGCCGACGCCTTTGCGCGCGATATGCTTGCCCGCTTGCAGGCCCTGCCCGGCGTGGCCGATGTGCACTACGACGCCCTTCAGATAGAACTTGCCCGGTCATGGGCCGTCTTTTCCCGCAGCGTGCTGTGGCCCGTCGTGGCCCTGCTTGCCCTCGCCGTCGCCTTGCTCGTGGGCAATACCATGAAGCTTTCCATGCTTGCTCGGCGTGACGAGGTCGCCATTTTGCACCTCGTCGGCGCGGCGCGCTGGTATATCCGGCTCCCCCTCGTGGCCGGGGGCGCGCTCATCGGCCTTGTGGCCGGAAGCCTCGCCCTCGCGTTCCTGCGCGGTGCGCAGGTCGCCCTCGCGCGCTTCTGCGCCGCTGCGCCCCTCTCCATCGACATCACCTTTCTCCCCGCCGAGCAGTGCGTGGCCGTCGTCGCTGCGCTGACCCTTGTTTGCATGTTCAGCGGCTGGGTCGCCGTTCGCGAATAG
- the hisS gene encoding histidine--tRNA ligase, producing the protein MSNIQKIKGVADLFPPESDKFAFMERTAREVFSRYGYNEVRIPIMEKTELFARSIGEETDVVQKEMYTFPDRKGRSLTLRPEATAGLMRAFIENKLYAAQNVSKLFTFGPMFRYERPQKGRMRQFHQLDVEMIGANEPQADAELLLMLYTYLRGLGLRQLSFEINSLGCRNCRPGHRQALVDFFAGLNRDELCDDCRRRVDTNPLRVLDCKVERCRELTANAPKITDHLCDDCRTSFEVILGILDAMKVEYVHNPRLVRGLDYYVGLTFEVTSTDIGAQTAVAGGGRYDGLISQLGGPDVPATGFAIGMERLALLLGDLEHPGVDFYVAVLDDSCATPALSLAQELRSAGLTGEAAFGAGSLKSRLRAANKVGARWCLLMGGNELAAGEVTVKDLAGGEQERVALSSVREYIESRK; encoded by the coding sequence ATGAGCAACATTCAGAAAATCAAAGGCGTTGCCGACCTCTTTCCGCCCGAGAGCGACAAGTTCGCCTTCATGGAACGTACCGCACGCGAGGTCTTCTCGCGCTACGGCTACAACGAGGTGCGCATCCCGATCATGGAGAAGACCGAGCTGTTCGCCCGGTCCATCGGCGAGGAGACGGACGTGGTCCAGAAGGAAATGTACACCTTCCCGGATCGCAAGGGCCGCTCCCTGACCCTGCGTCCCGAGGCCACTGCCGGTCTCATGCGCGCGTTCATCGAGAACAAGCTCTACGCGGCGCAGAACGTGTCCAAGCTGTTCACCTTCGGCCCCATGTTCCGCTACGAGCGGCCGCAGAAGGGCCGCATGCGCCAGTTCCATCAGCTGGACGTGGAGATGATCGGCGCCAACGAGCCGCAGGCCGATGCCGAACTGCTGCTCATGCTCTACACCTACCTGCGCGGTCTGGGCCTGCGCCAGCTGAGCTTCGAGATCAACTCCCTCGGCTGCCGCAACTGCCGTCCCGGCCATCGTCAGGCTCTGGTGGACTTCTTCGCCGGGTTGAACCGCGACGAGCTGTGCGATGACTGTCGTCGCCGCGTGGACACCAACCCGTTGCGCGTTCTGGACTGCAAGGTCGAGCGCTGCCGCGAGCTGACCGCCAACGCTCCCAAGATCACCGACCACCTTTGCGATGACTGCCGCACCTCTTTCGAGGTGATTCTCGGCATTCTTGACGCCATGAAGGTGGAATACGTCCACAATCCGCGTCTGGTGCGCGGTCTGGACTACTACGTGGGCCTGACCTTCGAGGTCACTTCCACGGATATCGGCGCGCAGACGGCCGTCGCTGGTGGTGGCCGTTACGACGGACTCATCTCCCAGTTGGGCGGTCCGGACGTACCCGCCACGGGTTTCGCCATTGGCATGGAGCGTCTCGCCCTGCTGCTTGGCGACCTCGAACACCCCGGTGTGGACTTCTACGTGGCCGTGCTGGACGATTCCTGCGCCACTCCGGCCCTGTCCCTCGCACAGGAGCTGCGCTCCGCCGGGCTGACCGGCGAGGCCGCTTTCGGTGCGGGCAGCCTCAAGAGCCGCCTGCGGGCGGCTAACAAGGTTGGCGCGCGCTGGTGCCTGCTCATGGGCGGGAACGAGCTTGCCGCCGGAGAGGTGACGGTGAAGGATCTCGCTGGCGGCGAGCAGGAGCGCGTGGCGCTCAGCTCCGTGCGCGAGTACATCGAATCCCGGAAGTAG
- the aroE gene encoding shikimate dehydrogenase — translation METNSTAPEKAVHGIIGWPLGHTMSPVLHNWAFESMGIPAVYKAYPLPPEDLEFFMAHVREAPLAGLSVTIPHKLAVKPYLDGFSDGVLAVGAVNTVYWDGKRLMGENTDLFGFVSPLRKLPVRVESALVFGAGGAARAVVAGLLQLGVPDIIITNRNADKAMELANEFHVSAADWDERHRIDAELLVNATPLGMSGDGVGLSPLPEGMRLSSRQIAYDIVYNPLRTVFLEQAAARGCHVIDGLDMFVHQAVEQFRLWTGKTFDIDAARRLLAARLSA, via the coding sequence ATGGAGACGAATTCGACGGCGCCCGAGAAGGCGGTGCATGGCATCATCGGCTGGCCGCTTGGGCACACCATGAGTCCGGTTTTGCACAACTGGGCCTTCGAGTCCATGGGGATTCCCGCGGTGTACAAGGCCTATCCGCTTCCGCCGGAGGATCTTGAATTCTTCATGGCGCACGTGCGGGAAGCGCCCCTTGCCGGGCTATCGGTGACCATTCCGCACAAGCTGGCGGTGAAGCCGTATCTGGACGGCTTTTCGGATGGCGTGCTGGCCGTCGGCGCGGTGAACACGGTGTACTGGGACGGCAAGCGACTCATGGGCGAGAATACGGACCTGTTCGGCTTCGTGTCTCCGCTGCGCAAGCTGCCGGTGCGTGTGGAATCCGCACTGGTGTTCGGCGCGGGCGGCGCTGCGCGGGCGGTGGTGGCCGGGCTGTTGCAGCTTGGCGTGCCGGATATCATCATCACCAACCGCAACGCGGACAAGGCCATGGAATTGGCCAACGAATTCCATGTCTCTGCGGCGGACTGGGACGAGCGGCACCGGATCGACGCCGAGCTTCTGGTCAACGCCACGCCGCTTGGCATGAGTGGTGACGGCGTGGGGCTATCTCCCCTGCCGGAGGGCATGCGCCTGTCGTCGCGCCAGATCGCCTACGACATTGTGTATAACCCCCTGCGCACGGTATTTCTGGAACAGGCCGCCGCGCGGGGCTGCCACGTCATCGACGGCCTCGATATGTTCGTGCATCAGGCCGTGGAACAGTTCCGCCTGTGGACGGGCAAGACCTTCGATATCGACGCGGCGCGGCGGCTTCTGGCCGCGCGGCTAAGTGCCTGA
- the ilvD gene encoding dihydroxy-acid dehydratase — MRSKKMTEGLEKAPHRSLLHALGLTREEMSRPLVGVVNSANEVVPGHIHLDRIAEAVKAGVRMAGGTPMEFPVIGVCDGLAMNHEGMRYSLPSREIIADSIEIMASAHPFDALVLIPNCDKIVPAMLMAALRLNIPAILVSGGPMMAGPDGTDLISVFEGVGRAKRGEITEEELSRLEECACPGCGSCAGMFTANSMNCLSETIGLALPGNGTIPAVTAERIRLAKTAGMRVMDLVKRNLRPRDIVTEMAVANAVTLDMALGCSTNTVLHLPAVFAEAELDLDLSIFDEVSRRTPNLCKLSPAGPHHVEDLHRAGGIPAVMAELDRKGLINRDAMTVTGHTVGENLDELKAAVRDHEVIRSVDEPYAAQGGIAILRGNLAPEGAVVKQSAVAPEMMKRSGPARVFDSEEAANEAILGGRIAAGDIIVIRYEGPRGGPGMREMLSPTANINGMGLGHSVALVTDGRFSGGTRGAAIGHVSPEAADGGTIALVREGDTIALDIPARSMELLVDEAELDRRRAELRHPEKTVTSPVLRRYSRLVTSAASGGVYRKNI, encoded by the coding sequence ATGCGAAGCAAGAAGATGACCGAGGGGCTGGAGAAGGCTCCGCACCGTTCGCTGCTGCACGCGCTGGGGCTGACGCGCGAGGAGATGTCGCGCCCGCTGGTGGGCGTGGTGAATTCCGCCAATGAGGTCGTTCCCGGACACATCCATCTGGACCGCATCGCCGAGGCGGTGAAGGCCGGAGTGCGCATGGCCGGGGGTACGCCCATGGAGTTTCCGGTAATCGGCGTGTGCGACGGTCTGGCGATGAATCACGAGGGCATGCGCTATTCGCTGCCGTCGCGCGAGATCATCGCGGATTCCATCGAGATCATGGCCAGTGCGCATCCGTTTGACGCGCTGGTGCTCATTCCCAACTGCGACAAGATCGTGCCTGCCATGCTCATGGCGGCGCTGCGGTTGAACATTCCGGCGATTCTCGTGTCGGGCGGGCCGATGATGGCCGGTCCGGACGGGACGGACCTCATCAGCGTGTTCGAAGGGGTCGGACGCGCCAAGCGGGGCGAGATTACCGAGGAGGAGCTTTCGCGGCTGGAGGAATGCGCGTGTCCGGGCTGCGGCTCGTGCGCGGGCATGTTCACGGCCAATTCCATGAATTGCCTGTCCGAGACCATCGGCCTTGCCCTGCCCGGCAACGGCACCATCCCGGCCGTGACGGCGGAGCGCATCCGGCTGGCCAAGACGGCGGGCATGCGGGTGATGGACCTCGTGAAGCGCAACCTGCGCCCGCGCGACATCGTTACCGAGATGGCCGTGGCCAACGCGGTGACGCTGGACATGGCGCTTGGCTGCTCCACGAATACGGTGCTGCATCTGCCCGCGGTGTTCGCGGAGGCGGAACTGGATCTCGATCTTTCGATTTTCGACGAGGTGAGCCGCCGTACGCCGAACCTGTGCAAGCTGTCCCCTGCCGGACCGCACCATGTCGAGGATTTGCACCGCGCTGGTGGCATCCCGGCCGTGATGGCCGAGCTGGACCGCAAGGGGCTTATCAACCGCGACGCCATGACCGTCACCGGGCACACGGTGGGCGAGAATTTGGACGAATTGAAGGCGGCCGTGCGCGATCACGAGGTCATCCGCAGCGTGGACGAGCCGTACGCCGCACAGGGTGGCATCGCCATCTTGCGTGGCAATCTGGCCCCGGAGGGCGCGGTGGTGAAGCAGTCCGCCGTTGCGCCGGAGATGATGAAGCGCTCCGGCCCGGCGAGAGTGTTCGATTCCGAGGAGGCCGCCAACGAGGCCATTCTTGGCGGACGCATTGCCGCTGGCGACATCATCGTCATCCGCTACGAGGGTCCGCGCGGCGGGCCCGGCATGCGCGAGATGCTCTCCCCCACCGCCAACATCAACGGCATGGGGCTTGGGCATAGCGTCGCGCTGGTGACGGACGGACGCTTCTCCGGCGGCACGCGCGGCGCGGCCATCGGCCATGTCTCGCCCGAGGCCGCAGATGGCGGCACCATCGCGCTGGTTCGCGAGGGCGATACCATTGCCCTCGACATCCCCGCCCGCAGCATGGAGCTGCTGGTGGACGAGGCGGAACTGGACAGGCGCCGCGCCGAGCTGCGTCATCCGGAGAAGACGGTGACCTCGCCGGTGCTCCGGCGCTATAGCCGCCTGGTCACCTCCGCCGCCAGCGGCGGGGTGTACCGCAAGAATATCTAG
- the ftsE gene encoding cell division ATP-binding protein FtsE — MVQVRRVSHNFGTHWALKDVSLSLEKGGFLFLTGPSGAGKTTLLRLLYGSLPLVRGAAEVAGFDLKTLKPRQVPHLRRQVSVVFQDFKILPDRTVAENVALPLEVRGERQSVIVRRVNAVLRSLNLSNRGQSLCGSLSGGEQQRVAIARAIVVNPKLLLADEPTGNLDLDLALHLMDVFKQFNTFGTTIILATHNREIVRSVPAARRLELADGQVVGSWEPRGASRDCGGSLQDQACGGGE, encoded by the coding sequence ATGGTGCAGGTGCGGCGCGTGTCGCACAATTTTGGCACCCATTGGGCACTGAAGGACGTGAGCCTGTCCCTTGAGAAGGGCGGCTTCCTGTTTCTGACGGGCCCTTCCGGCGCGGGAAAGACCACCCTGCTTCGTTTGCTGTATGGGTCGCTGCCGCTGGTGCGCGGCGCGGCCGAAGTCGCCGGGTTCGACCTCAAGACCCTCAAGCCGAGACAGGTGCCGCACCTGCGGCGACAGGTCAGCGTCGTGTTTCAGGATTTCAAGATTCTGCCGGATAGGACCGTGGCGGAAAACGTCGCCCTGCCCCTTGAGGTGCGCGGCGAACGCCAAAGCGTCATCGTCCGGCGCGTCAACGCGGTGTTGCGCAGCCTGAACCTGTCCAACAGAGGTCAGAGCTTGTGCGGTAGCCTTTCCGGCGGCGAGCAGCAGCGCGTGGCCATCGCCCGCGCCATCGTCGTCAATCCCAAGCTGCTTTTGGCCGACGAGCCGACAGGAAACCTCGATCTGGACCTCGCCCTGCACCTCATGGACGTGTTCAAGCAGTTCAACACGTTCGGCACCACCATCATCCTCGCCACCCACAACCGCGAGATCGTGCGCTCTGTGCCCGCCGCCCGGCGGCTGGAACTGGCCGACGGGCAGGTCGTGGGAAGCTGGGAGCCGCGCGGCGCTTCGCGTGACTGCGGCGGATCGTTGCAGGACCAGGCGTGCGGAGGCGGCGAATGA
- a CDS encoding 2-oxoacid:acceptor oxidoreductase family protein, translating to MLYQDVIMAGFGGQGVMLIGNLLAYAGMHQGFNVTYIPVYGPEMRGGTANCTVVVSEEEIGSPIIRTPKSLILMNRPSLDKFQSRLADGGIEIVNSSLIDAELVETGRIRSILVPCNEIADQIGSTRMANMVALGAYVQATGIMSVKAVQDALPSVISKSYAKLIPKNAEALQAGADVAAKAMA from the coding sequence ATGCTGTATCAGGACGTCATCATGGCGGGTTTCGGCGGGCAGGGAGTCATGCTTATCGGAAACCTGCTCGCCTACGCGGGCATGCATCAGGGCTTCAACGTGACCTATATTCCGGTCTACGGCCCTGAAATGCGCGGCGGCACGGCCAACTGCACCGTCGTCGTATCCGAGGAGGAAATCGGCTCGCCCATCATTCGCACGCCGAAAAGCCTCATCCTCATGAACCGCCCGTCGCTCGACAAGTTCCAGTCCCGTCTCGCCGACGGCGGCATTGAGATCGTCAACTCGTCGCTCATCGACGCCGAGCTGGTGGAGACCGGACGCATCCGCTCCATCCTCGTGCCCTGCAACGAGATCGCCGACCAGATCGGCAGCACCCGCATGGCCAACATGGTCGCCCTCGGCGCATACGTGCAGGCCACGGGCATCATGTCGGTCAAGGCCGTGCAGGACGCACTGCCGAGCGTCATCTCCAAGAGCTACGCGAAGCTCATTCCCAAGAACGCCGAGGCCCTGCAGGCCGGAGCGGACGTCGCCGCCAAGGCCATGGCCTAG